In one window of Paracoccus saliphilus DNA:
- a CDS encoding restriction endonuclease subunit S, protein MTELPKGWATSPLGELLSIQSGFAFKSTEYRPSGHFLIRIGNVQDGRVSRDKPQFVELDARTKAFELAAGDILTSLTGNIGRVARIQNKHLPAALNQRVARLKPTKALQFDGYLYAFLTSPSFRTELALHGKGGAQQNVSPATIGELKIPLPPLPEQRRIVRKLVTLTARTTTARTHLSAIEKLVERYKAGVLDQVFSTAENRVALGSLLTGIKAGKNLRCDERPPLPHERGTVKVSAVSWGRFQPDQSKTLPPTFEPDPSSLIRPGDLLFSRANTVELVGAVVIVDVAPKNLFLSDKVLRLDTSDHLKPWILWYLRSGEGRRQLEEVSSGNQMSMRNIGQASLKAVTIPLPDTEERRNALNLIETGFAKIDRLAAEAEKALKLTDRLDQRILAKAFAGKLVPQDPNDEPAETLLARIRAERAVALKPKQGRKKRPPHDLV, encoded by the coding sequence ATGACGGAACTGCCGAAGGGGTGGGCGACTTCACCACTTGGAGAACTATTATCGATACAAAGTGGATTTGCATTCAAGAGCACGGAGTACCGACCAAGCGGGCATTTTCTAATTCGTATCGGAAACGTCCAAGATGGGCGCGTTTCACGCGACAAGCCTCAATTTGTGGAACTGGACGCGCGGACCAAAGCATTCGAACTGGCGGCAGGTGATATATTGACGTCTTTAACGGGGAATATAGGGCGTGTCGCCCGTATTCAGAATAAGCACCTACCGGCAGCGTTGAACCAGCGCGTAGCAAGACTCAAACCGACAAAAGCTCTGCAATTCGATGGTTATTTATATGCCTTTCTCACATCGCCTTCGTTCAGGACAGAATTGGCATTGCATGGAAAGGGCGGGGCTCAACAGAATGTGAGTCCTGCGACCATTGGAGAACTGAAAATCCCCCTTCCCCCACTCCCCGAGCAGAGGCGGATTGTGCGGAAGCTTGTCACCCTCACCGCCCGCACCACCACCGCCCGCACCCACCTCTCCGCCATCGAAAAGCTGGTGGAGCGGTATAAGGCGGGTGTTTTGGATCAGGTGTTTTCCACAGCCGAAAACCGTGTTGCGCTTGGTTCGTTATTGACTGGCATTAAGGCCGGGAAAAACCTTAGATGTGATGAACGCCCGCCGTTGCCGCATGAACGCGGGACTGTAAAGGTAAGCGCCGTATCATGGGGCAGATTTCAGCCCGATCAATCTAAAACACTCCCGCCCACGTTTGAACCAGATCCCAGTAGCTTAATTCGTCCGGGAGATTTGCTCTTTTCCCGAGCCAATACCGTTGAGTTGGTAGGGGCCGTGGTCATAGTGGATGTTGCGCCAAAGAATTTGTTCCTTAGCGACAAGGTCTTACGTCTTGATACTTCAGATCATTTAAAACCGTGGATTCTGTGGTATTTGCGTAGTGGAGAAGGCAGAAGACAGCTTGAAGAAGTTTCGTCTGGCAATCAAATGTCAATGAGAAACATCGGACAAGCAAGTTTGAAGGCAGTGACCATCCCTCTGCCTGACACCGAAGAAAGGCGTAATGCGCTAAATCTAATCGAAACCGGCTTCGCCAAAATCGACCGCCTTGCCGCCGAGGCCGAGAAGGCCCTGAAACTGACCGATCGCCTCGATCAGCGCATTCTGGCCAAAGCCTTCGCCGGTAAACTCGTCCCCCAAGACCCGAATGACGAACCCGCCGAAACTCTCCTTGCCCGCATCCGCGCCGAACGCGCCGTCGCACTTAAGCCGAAGCAGGGCAGGAAAAAAAGGCCACCGCATGATCTCGTCTAA
- the leuB gene encoding 3-isopropylmalate dehydrogenase produces MTTPYSLLILPGDGIGPEVMAEVVKVIDWFQANRGMRFDIGHDLVGGAAYDKHGTPLADETMARAQQADAVLLGAVGGPKYDDLDFSVKPERGLLRLRKEMDLFANLRPAQCFEALADFSSLKREVVAGLDILILRELTSGVYFGEPRGIHDDNNNPENEGGRVGINTQRYTSGEIRRVARSAFELAKRRGNKVCSMEKANVMESGILWREEVQWVHDNEYPEVELSHMYADNGAMQLVRNPQQFDVIVTDNLFGDILSDAAAMLTGSLGMLPSASLGAKMANGRPKALYEPVHGSAPDIAGQGKANPIACILSFAMALRYSFDQGDAAVELERAVERVLADGVRTPDLMGPDGGTPVSTVEMGDRIVAALAAGK; encoded by the coding sequence ATGACCACCCCCTATTCGCTGCTTATTCTGCCCGGTGACGGGATCGGCCCCGAAGTCATGGCCGAGGTGGTCAAGGTGATAGACTGGTTCCAGGCCAATCGCGGCATGCGCTTTGACATCGGCCATGACCTGGTCGGCGGGGCGGCCTATGACAAGCACGGCACGCCGCTGGCCGACGAGACGATGGCCCGCGCGCAACAGGCCGATGCGGTGCTGCTGGGGGCCGTGGGCGGGCCGAAATACGACGATCTCGATTTCAGTGTGAAGCCCGAGCGGGGCTTGCTGCGGCTGCGCAAGGAGATGGACCTGTTTGCCAATCTGCGTCCGGCGCAGTGTTTCGAGGCTCTGGCGGATTTCTCGTCGCTCAAGCGCGAGGTCGTGGCAGGGCTGGATATCCTGATCCTGCGCGAACTGACCTCGGGCGTCTATTTCGGCGAACCGCGCGGTATCCATGACGACAACAACAACCCCGAGAACGAGGGCGGCCGCGTCGGCATCAACACGCAGCGCTATACCAGCGGCGAGATCCGGCGCGTGGCGCGCTCGGCCTTTGAGCTGGCGAAGCGGCGCGGCAACAAGGTCTGCTCGATGGAGAAGGCCAATGTCATGGAATCCGGCATCCTCTGGCGCGAAGAGGTGCAATGGGTGCATGACAACGAATACCCGGAGGTCGAGCTGTCGCATATGTATGCCGATAACGGCGCGATGCAGCTTGTCCGCAATCCGCAGCAATTCGACGTGATCGTGACCGATAACCTGTTCGGCGACATCCTCTCGGACGCGGCGGCGATGCTGACCGGCAGCCTTGGCATGCTGCCCTCGGCCAGCCTTGGGGCAAAGATGGCCAATGGCAGGCCAAAGGCGCTGTACGAGCCGGTGCATGGCAGTGCGCCCGATATCGCCGGGCAGGGCAAGGCCAATCCCATCGCCTGCATCCTCAGCTTCGCCATGGCGCTGCGCTACAGTTTCGACCAGGGCGATGCCGCGGTGGAACTGGAACGCGCGGTCGAGCGCGTGCTGGCCGACGGTGTCCGCACCCCCGACCTGATGGGGCCTGACGGGGGCACGCCGGTCAGCACCGTCGAGATGGGCGACAGGATCGTCGCGGCCCTGGCAGCCGGGAAATAG
- the hsdR gene encoding type I restriction-modification system endonuclease produces the protein MIRGTHSAKRRDEDPSYCSTISLHLQDNKRNNCIMGQSVGNFGFLDHLDGELANLGRLAESYFQDDPSTSIIKLRQFAERLTQRHAALVGIEPQHSDTQSDLLRRLKYERAAPEQVLDVLHYIRKRGNTAVHEGKGNHRDALTCLKMSVQLGVWHVRASTPDHEFSTGPFIPPQPPSDSNTELQQELDRLRAERNEALTAAQKAEEERQQAILAAETAEARHRREIEERKTWEALAQDADRQLQQFVSKAQHQAPAQKASIAKAGHEAASVIDPDEQATRALIDQQLRDSGWEANSIDIRYSKGVRPAKGRNLAIAEWPTKSGPADYALFAGETCVGIVEAKRYRKNVSAAIDQAERYSKGFEWPENAESWDDGYSVPFVFATNGRPYLKQVETESGIWFRDVRLASNLRRALMGWFRPDELLSMLEVEKQKAQEALEARSFDFGFQLRPYQKAAIKAVEKTLATERREMLVAMATGTGKTKLAIAMLYRLLATKRFRRICFVVDRSALGTQTSDEFMSTAIEGPKTFGQLFGIMGLEDIRPDPETRVHICTIQGLVKRVLYNNDPADVPPIGQYDLMVIDECHRGYLLDREMSDAEMSFRNQEDYISKYRRVLEYFDAVKIGLTATPALHTAQIFGESIYTYSYREAVIDGWLIDHEPPIRFQTALAKAGITFDAGEDVELLDSKTGEVQTETAPDELSFQVESFNRKVITQPFNRVVAEELAKHIDPSLEGKTLIFAATDAHADIIVNELKKAFAAQYGSIEDSAIRKITGSVDKVGTLIRSFRNDAFPQIAVTVDLLTTGIDVPKITNLVFIRRVNSRILYEQMLGRATRRCDDIGKEVFRIFDAVDLYATLQDLTQMKPVASNPKLTFEQLFDELATVTEEDQQALIRDQILAKLHRKLRKLPSKVAQSIEDLTGETAEQLRDRLKNEPPENAAAHAKKFTGLGKILDWNPDGSGPNLLPISHHEDSMHAVTTGYGEHDKPEDFLETFTSFVKENQNRIAALSVVVQRPRDLTRAELRSLRLELDKLGFSETSLRRAWNDASNEDIAASIIGFIRQAALGDALIPFETRVQNATKAILAKAKWTDPQKQWLRRIADQITQEIVLDRASIDEGTFKHHGGFNRLNKVFNGQLESILHDFNEELWKVSA, from the coding sequence ATGATCCGCGGAACGCATTCTGCAAAGCGCCGCGACGAAGATCCAAGTTATTGTTCCACTATCTCGTTGCATTTGCAGGATAACAAACGCAACAATTGCATTATGGGACAGTCGGTCGGTAATTTTGGTTTCCTGGATCACCTCGATGGCGAGCTTGCCAATCTGGGGCGATTGGCCGAGAGTTATTTTCAGGACGATCCGAGTACGAGCATCATAAAACTCAGGCAGTTTGCCGAACGCCTCACGCAGCGACATGCTGCGCTTGTCGGGATAGAACCGCAGCATAGTGACACCCAATCCGATCTCTTGCGGCGCCTGAAATATGAACGGGCAGCACCAGAGCAGGTTCTGGATGTCCTTCACTATATCCGCAAGCGGGGAAATACGGCGGTTCACGAAGGAAAGGGCAATCACCGGGATGCGCTCACCTGTCTTAAGATGTCCGTGCAGCTTGGCGTTTGGCATGTTCGTGCGAGCACCCCGGACCATGAGTTCTCGACAGGGCCTTTCATTCCGCCGCAACCGCCATCCGACAGCAACACGGAATTGCAGCAAGAGCTGGATCGTCTTCGCGCCGAACGAAATGAGGCTCTGACAGCTGCGCAAAAAGCCGAAGAAGAGCGACAGCAGGCCATTCTCGCGGCAGAAACGGCCGAGGCGCGGCATCGGCGGGAGATCGAAGAACGCAAAACCTGGGAAGCGCTCGCTCAGGACGCAGACCGTCAACTTCAGCAATTCGTCTCCAAGGCACAGCATCAGGCCCCGGCCCAAAAAGCATCCATTGCAAAAGCTGGGCATGAGGCCGCAAGCGTCATTGACCCCGATGAGCAAGCTACCCGCGCACTGATTGACCAACAACTCCGGGACAGCGGCTGGGAAGCCAACAGCATCGACATCAGATACAGTAAGGGTGTTCGCCCGGCCAAAGGCCGCAATCTGGCAATCGCCGAGTGGCCCACGAAATCCGGACCAGCCGACTACGCACTGTTTGCCGGGGAAACATGCGTCGGAATTGTCGAGGCCAAGCGTTATCGCAAGAACGTCTCGGCGGCCATCGACCAAGCCGAAAGATATTCAAAAGGCTTCGAATGGCCAGAAAATGCAGAGAGCTGGGATGACGGCTACTCTGTACCGTTTGTCTTTGCGACCAATGGCCGCCCTTATCTCAAGCAGGTTGAGACAGAAAGCGGCATCTGGTTCCGTGATGTCCGCCTCGCCAGCAATCTCCGACGCGCATTGATGGGCTGGTTCCGCCCCGATGAGTTGCTGTCAATGCTAGAGGTCGAAAAACAGAAGGCGCAGGAGGCACTGGAAGCCAGATCATTCGATTTTGGTTTCCAGCTTCGCCCCTATCAGAAAGCCGCAATCAAGGCCGTGGAAAAGACGCTTGCTACGGAAAGGCGGGAAATGCTGGTGGCGATGGCCACCGGGACCGGCAAGACCAAACTTGCTATCGCGATGCTTTACCGCTTGCTGGCGACGAAAAGGTTCCGCCGTATCTGCTTTGTCGTGGACCGCTCGGCCCTTGGCACGCAGACCAGCGACGAATTCATGAGCACCGCGATTGAAGGACCTAAGACCTTCGGCCAGTTATTCGGCATCATGGGGCTCGAGGATATCCGGCCCGATCCGGAAACCCGAGTCCACATCTGCACCATTCAGGGACTGGTTAAACGAGTCCTCTATAATAACGACCCTGCCGATGTGCCGCCAATCGGCCAATATGATCTGATGGTGATTGATGAATGTCACCGGGGCTATCTGCTTGATCGGGAGATGTCGGATGCGGAGATGAGTTTCCGAAATCAGGAAGATTATATCTCCAAGTACAGACGCGTCCTCGAATATTTCGACGCAGTTAAGATCGGCCTTACCGCAACGCCTGCACTGCATACCGCACAGATTTTCGGCGAGTCGATCTATACCTACAGCTACCGTGAGGCCGTCATCGATGGCTGGTTGATTGACCACGAGCCTCCGATCCGGTTCCAGACCGCGCTAGCCAAGGCAGGGATTACATTTGACGCCGGTGAGGATGTCGAGTTGCTGGACAGCAAGACGGGCGAGGTCCAGACGGAAACCGCACCGGATGAGTTGAGTTTTCAGGTCGAGTCTTTCAACCGCAAGGTCATTACCCAGCCGTTTAATCGAGTTGTCGCCGAAGAGCTCGCCAAGCACATTGATCCGAGCCTTGAAGGCAAAACGCTGATTTTCGCGGCCACCGACGCGCACGCTGACATCATCGTCAACGAGCTGAAGAAAGCCTTCGCCGCGCAATATGGCTCGATTGAGGATTCCGCCATCCGCAAGATCACCGGCAGCGTTGACAAGGTCGGCACGCTGATCCGGTCTTTCCGCAACGATGCCTTCCCCCAGATCGCCGTGACCGTTGACCTGCTGACCACGGGCATCGACGTGCCGAAAATCACGAATCTCGTCTTCATCCGCCGCGTCAACAGCCGTATTCTCTATGAACAGATGCTAGGCCGCGCGACGCGCCGATGCGACGATATCGGCAAAGAGGTTTTCCGCATTTTCGACGCGGTCGATCTGTACGCCACGCTGCAGGACCTGACGCAGATGAAACCGGTCGCCAGCAATCCTAAACTGACATTTGAGCAGCTTTTTGACGAATTGGCGACTGTTACCGAAGAAGATCAGCAGGCTTTGATCCGGGATCAAATTCTCGCCAAACTACACCGCAAGCTGCGGAAGCTACCCAGCAAGGTGGCGCAATCCATTGAGGACTTGACCGGCGAAACTGCCGAGCAGCTGCGCGACCGGCTCAAAAATGAGCCGCCGGAAAATGCCGCTGCACATGCCAAGAAATTCACTGGATTGGGAAAAATCCTCGACTGGAATCCGGATGGCTCGGGACCAAATCTCCTTCCGATTTCACACCACGAAGACAGCATGCATGCCGTCACCACGGGGTATGGCGAGCACGACAAGCCCGAAGACTTCCTCGAAACTTTCACCTCATTCGTGAAAGAGAACCAGAACCGCATTGCCGCCCTCTCGGTCGTGGTCCAAAGGCCGCGCGATCTGACCCGCGCCGAATTGCGTAGCCTGCGCCTCGAACTCGACAAACTGGGTTTTTCCGAAACCAGCCTGCGCCGTGCATGGAACGACGCCTCGAATGAAGATATCGCCGCCTCGATCATCGGTTTCATCCGCCAAGCCGCACTTGGCGATGCTCTGATCCCATTTGAAACCCGCGTACAGAATGCGACCAAAGCCATTCTGGCCAAGGCGAAATGGACCGACCCGCAGAAACAATGGCTGCGCCGGATCGCCGATCAGATCACACAGGAAATCGTGCTCGACCGTGCCTCCATCGACGAAGGCACCTTCAAGCACCACGGGGGCTTTAACCGGCTCAACAAGGTGTTTAACGGTCAGCTTGAAAGCATACTGCATGACTTCAACGAAGAACTCTGGAAAGTGAGCGCATGA
- a CDS encoding N-6 DNA methylase yields MNPNTADIVNKLWRECKTLQSAGVSYANYVNELTYLLFLKMLEETEQEHRLSNGHSWRKLATTEGGDQLDYYKIMLLELGNPKVTHDPVTLAIFTDATTHIRLPKDLKILTTNIDKLDWFSAREDGLGDMYEGLLEKTTSATKSKAGQYFTPRALIDSIIRLIKPQPGEIIQDPAAGTAGFLIAADQYIKAATDDLFKISESQSNFQRKQAFRGHEWVPDTHRLCVMNMLLHGIESLVGCEDSCSPSGENLGRADVILTNPPFNKMSGNVNRPDFTLTAGERVGPMPFLEHAIRNLKPGGRCAIVMPDNILFGDGTGTELRRFLMVNCNLHTILRLPTGIFYAQGVKTNVLFFTRVTDRVYPANHSTQATDAVWFYDLRTNMPSFGKTNALTAAHFEEFETLFGPDPLGGSEREDQGEASRWRKLTREQIADRGDNLDWTWLRDESGDPEDEMTEPDEIAAAIMGHLRAALEEIEALSEELDPAPVVEAAE; encoded by the coding sequence ATGAATCCGAATACCGCCGATATCGTCAACAAGCTCTGGCGCGAATGTAAAACGCTGCAATCCGCAGGCGTCTCCTATGCCAATTACGTCAACGAGCTGACATATCTGCTTTTTCTGAAAATGCTTGAGGAAACCGAACAGGAGCACCGGCTGTCGAACGGCCATAGCTGGCGCAAACTGGCAACGACCGAGGGCGGCGATCAGCTTGACTACTACAAAATCATGCTGCTGGAGCTCGGCAACCCCAAGGTAACTCATGACCCGGTGACGCTCGCGATCTTCACCGATGCCACGACGCATATTCGCCTGCCCAAAGACCTCAAGATTCTGACTACCAATATCGACAAGCTCGACTGGTTTTCCGCGCGGGAAGACGGGCTGGGCGATATGTATGAAGGGCTGCTGGAAAAGACCACATCGGCCACGAAATCCAAGGCGGGCCAGTACTTCACCCCACGCGCGTTGATCGACAGCATCATTCGCCTGATCAAACCGCAACCGGGCGAAATCATCCAAGACCCCGCCGCCGGGACCGCCGGTTTCCTGATCGCCGCTGACCAATATATCAAGGCAGCCACCGACGACCTGTTCAAAATTTCGGAAAGCCAAAGCAATTTTCAGCGCAAGCAGGCATTTCGAGGGCATGAATGGGTGCCGGACACCCACCGCCTCTGCGTCATGAATATGCTGTTGCACGGCATTGAAAGCCTCGTCGGCTGCGAGGATAGCTGTTCCCCCTCGGGCGAAAACCTTGGTCGCGCCGATGTGATCCTGACCAACCCGCCCTTCAACAAGATGTCGGGCAATGTGAACCGTCCCGATTTCACACTGACAGCGGGCGAGCGCGTCGGCCCGATGCCGTTTCTTGAACACGCCATCCGCAACCTCAAACCGGGCGGACGCTGCGCCATAGTCATGCCCGATAACATCCTGTTTGGCGACGGCACCGGAACCGAGCTGCGCCGGTTCCTGATGGTCAACTGCAACCTGCACACCATCCTGCGCCTGCCCACCGGGATTTTCTATGCTCAGGGTGTCAAAACGAATGTGCTGTTCTTCACCCGTGTGACGGACAGGGTCTATCCCGCCAATCACAGCACGCAGGCGACCGATGCGGTCTGGTTCTATGACCTGCGCACCAATATGCCCTCTTTCGGAAAAACCAACGCCCTGACTGCCGCGCATTTCGAGGAATTCGAGACTCTGTTCGGCCCCGATCCCTTGGGCGGGTCAGAGCGTGAGGATCAGGGAGAGGCCAGCCGCTGGCGCAAACTGACGCGCGAGCAGATTGCGGATCGTGGCGATAACCTCGACTGGACATGGCTGCGCGATGAAAGCGGCGACCCAGAGGACGAGATGACCGAACCCGACGAGATCGCCGCCGCGATCATGGGCCATCTTCGTGCCGCGCTGGAGGAGATCGAAGCGCTGAGCGAGGAACTGGACCCCGCGCCGGTCGTGGAGGCGGCAGAATGA
- a CDS encoding DMT family transporter — MQLTGNVRGVLLQLAAMGVFATHDAVIKVLGGSYPSHQILFFASLLSFPLVSVILLRDPTSGTLRPNNPGWLVLRTACAISAGLAGFFAFSTLPLTQVYAILFTTPLLITVLSIPVLGEKVGLHRWGAVIVGLCGVLIVLRPGTHPLQPGHFAAMIGALASAMVAVVTRKLGSRERPLVLMMWPMLGNFVVTGGALTLQYQPMPLQDLALAGLISIFGLAGGLLVIAAYRAGEAAIVAPMQYSQIIWATLYGWFLFSEVLDLPTLIGALVIIVSGLYIVWREGSGGNSVNRPATAARLRNESVTAPRAAILQRLLHPRR, encoded by the coding sequence GTGCAACTGACCGGAAATGTTCGGGGCGTATTGCTGCAACTCGCGGCAATGGGGGTTTTTGCGACACATGACGCCGTCATCAAGGTCCTTGGCGGCAGCTACCCATCGCACCAGATCCTGTTCTTCGCCTCGTTGCTGTCATTTCCGCTGGTCTCGGTCATCCTGCTGCGCGACCCGACCTCGGGCACGTTGCGTCCCAATAATCCCGGCTGGCTGGTCCTGCGCACCGCCTGCGCGATCTCGGCCGGGCTTGCCGGGTTCTTCGCCTTCTCGACCCTGCCGCTGACGCAGGTCTACGCGATCCTGTTCACCACGCCGCTGCTGATCACCGTCCTGTCGATCCCGGTACTTGGGGAAAAGGTGGGCCTGCATCGATGGGGCGCGGTGATCGTTGGGCTATGCGGGGTGCTGATCGTCTTGCGGCCCGGCACCCATCCGCTGCAGCCCGGTCATTTCGCCGCGATGATCGGGGCCCTGGCCAGTGCCATGGTTGCGGTCGTCACCCGCAAACTCGGCAGTCGCGAGCGGCCGCTGGTGCTGATGATGTGGCCCATGCTGGGCAATTTTGTCGTCACCGGCGGAGCGTTGACACTCCAATATCAGCCGATGCCTCTGCAGGATCTTGCCCTTGCCGGCCTGATCTCGATCTTCGGTCTGGCGGGTGGGTTACTGGTCATCGCGGCCTATCGCGCGGGCGAGGCCGCCATCGTCGCGCCGATGCAATATTCGCAGATCATCTGGGCCACCTTGTATGGCTGGTTCCTGTTCAGTGAAGTCCTGGATCTGCCGACGCTGATCGGGGCGCTGGTGATCATCGTCTCGGGCCTCTATATCGTCTGGCGCGAAGGCAGCGGTGGAAATTCGGTGAACCGCCCCGCAACCGCGGCACGTTTGCGAAACGAGTCGGTCACCGCGCCAAGAGCCGCCATCCTGCAAAGATTGTTGCATCCTCGCCGTTGA